Proteins encoded within one genomic window of Hermetia illucens chromosome 2, iHerIll2.2.curated.20191125, whole genome shotgun sequence:
- the LOC119649151 gene encoding pro-resilin-like, with the protein MIVEESYLLTSLELHKYRQIFLAIIIRSTTRLLLTISAILKHSAKMKAFVIALLATAVAADVSHLTGPKKEYLPPFQGGAQGGPLGPSRGPSREYLAPHQGHGGASHSGSGQFGGHGHAGAGQFGGHGAGAGAGSQSFGHQRPSNQYLAPQAGGQFGGSGSGHFGGASGAGQFGGSAGSFGQKPSNQYLAPHQGKFGGSQQSHFGGQHSSQFGGAGGASRPSNQYLAPFAGQGSGAFGDASPAHSFGADGYKYKSPNF; encoded by the exons ATGATAGTGGAGGAGAGCTATCTGCTAACTTCACTCGAATTGCATAAATACCGTCAAATTTTCTTAGCAATCATCATTCGGTCAACTACCCGACTTCTACTAACAATTTCAGCTATCTTGAAGCATTCAGCTAAAATG AAAGCATTCGTAATTGCACTTTTGGCTACTGCCGTTGCTGCCGATGTCTCCCACTTGACAGGACCAAAGAAGGAATATCTTCCTCCATTCCAAGGTGGTGCTCAAGGAGGCCCATTGGGTCCATCCAGAGGGCCTAGCCGCGAATATCTTGCGCCTCATCAAGGGCATGGCGGCGCATCTCATTCGGGCTCAGGACAATTTGGTGGCCATGGCCACGCCGGAGCCGGACAATTTGGGGGACATGGAGCAGGAGCAGGAGCGGGTTCTCAATCATTCGGACATCAACGTCCTTCAAATCAATACCTAGCCCCACAGGCAGGCGGTCAGTTTGGCGGTTCAGGTAGCGGACATTTTGGAGGTGCTTCTGGAGCTGGCCAATTTGGAGGATCTGCAGGTAGCTTTGGACAAAAGCCTTCAAACCAATATTTGGCCCCACATCAGGGAAAATTCGGAGGTAGCCAACAATCGCACTTTGGTGGACAACATAGTTCCCAATTCGGAGGCGCTGGTGGTGCCTCCAGACCATCCAATCAATACCTCGCTCCTTTTGCCGGGCAAGGCAGCGGTGCCTTTGGCGATGCTTCTCCAGCTCATTCTTTTGGGGCTGATGGCTACAAATATAAATCACCAAATTTCTAA